A genome region from Brevinematales bacterium includes the following:
- a CDS encoding DUF4129 domain-containing protein, translating to MWTASRKIYRVFLWLYTSAAVTLIYYSFCIYLLDTGLQYLWVIGYIVVASFFLTLFYHSKKLSPVFAIFAAFTASMITIYAAKFALLFALPPKTFYNLDDIGIAITGVTIYILILGIFLLVNNKFSSLDKIIRMEDSIADKEKFMSFLKEVYAGSKKHMEIERFAGGAGNLGLLFLLVIFVTLLRDPSAKWIYSLAFLVFTVAAIGVYLILYQMKSVLEWKLLGYDVPKSMTARWNKIFVWFFIPVIVIPLLIPWNYQIIQSKTLNSFITEQTSGIQKINFTVKPVVKPQTVTNTNGVYIEDTNAQLTVKEGPDAEEVTGMRTLLPLVYILAGFIGFYLILAIIGGILSAAYRYKKRSPFVEFMIRRYKRVKTILQVFGGLFVLIGRLFLAIFGLHKFKSNISDRELASPVAQQLFALFNIDNELPDEKKNEIKTIIREFVRMIDVLNRYTIPYRFYYGPMEYIDKVINEAPEEEETLRKIVTIFNESRYSLHLLDEAKKNGYMEAVAYIIANIGQNRNTQNP from the coding sequence ATGTGGACTGCCAGCCGTAAAATATACCGCGTCTTCCTCTGGTTATACACCTCCGCAGCGGTTACGCTTATTTATTACTCCTTCTGCATCTACCTGCTCGATACGGGTCTGCAGTACCTTTGGGTTATCGGATATATCGTCGTCGCGTCCTTTTTCCTGACACTGTTCTATCATTCGAAGAAACTTTCTCCCGTCTTCGCGATATTCGCGGCGTTCACCGCTTCTATGATTACCATCTACGCGGCGAAATTCGCCCTGCTTTTCGCCCTGCCCCCGAAAACGTTCTATAACCTCGACGATATCGGTATCGCTATCACGGGAGTGACTATTTACATACTGATTCTAGGGATATTCCTGCTGGTCAATAATAAGTTCAGCAGCCTTGATAAAATTATTCGGATGGAAGATTCGATCGCCGATAAAGAAAAATTTATGTCCTTTCTCAAGGAAGTGTACGCGGGCAGCAAAAAGCATATGGAGATCGAACGGTTCGCCGGTGGCGCGGGAAATCTCGGCCTCCTGTTCCTACTGGTGATTTTTGTCACCCTCCTCCGCGACCCATCCGCTAAATGGATATACTCCCTCGCGTTCCTGGTATTCACAGTCGCGGCAATCGGGGTATACCTCATTTTGTACCAGATGAAATCCGTGCTGGAGTGGAAGCTGTTGGGATACGACGTGCCTAAGTCGATGACCGCGCGATGGAACAAGATATTCGTATGGTTCTTCATCCCGGTGATCGTCATCCCGCTCCTGATACCGTGGAACTACCAGATCATCCAGTCGAAGACGCTGAACAGTTTCATAACCGAGCAGACGTCGGGAATCCAGAAAATCAATTTCACCGTAAAACCGGTTGTAAAACCCCAGACAGTCACCAATACGAACGGGGTATATATCGAGGATACCAACGCCCAACTGACGGTGAAGGAAGGCCCCGATGCGGAAGAGGTTACCGGGATGCGCACTCTCCTGCCGCTGGTCTATATCCTCGCCGGGTTTATCGGGTTTTATCTCATCCTCGCGATTATCGGCGGGATTCTCAGCGCGGCGTACCGTTATAAAAAGCGTTCGCCGTTCGTCGAGTTTATGATACGGCGTTATAAACGGGTAAAGACCATTTTGCAGGTCTTCGGCGGATTGTTTGTCTTAATAGGAAGGCTCTTCCTCGCGATCTTCGGACTGCATAAATTCAAGAGTAATATCTCCGACCGCGAACTCGCGAGCCCGGTCGCCCAGCAGTTATTCGCGTTATTTAATATCGACAACGAGCTGCCCGACGAGAAAAAGAACGAGATCAAGACGATCATCCGCGAGTTCGTCCGCATGATCGACGTCCTGAACCGTTACACCATCCCCTACCGTTTCTATTACGGCCCGATGGAATATATCGACAAGGTAATCAACGAGGCTCCCGAGGAAGAAGAGACGCTCCGCAAGATAGTGACTATTTTCAACGAGAGCCGCTATAGCCTGCATCTTCTCGACGAGGCGAAGAAAAACGGGTATATGGAAGCGGTGGCGTATATTATCGCGAATATCGGGCAGAACCGTAACACGCAAAATCCATAG
- a CDS encoding dihydroorotate dehydrogenase electron transfer subunit: MIFKEKAGILESTLTGNYLTLRLNAPKIASESRPGQFVNIRVSDGYDPLLRRPFGIYDIDGDTLSIMALLRGKGTRALAGKLPGGTVSILGPLGNPFPAPHPGKPPVLIAGGVGAAPFLYFARGLSRPKMILGARDRSLLPPLKYFREVCDLIITTDDGSEGARGTVIDALREFDLSAHTFYACGPKGMFAALNDVFAAQPEPPLAYYSLETYMGCGFGACKGCSVPAPDGRLKLCCKDGPTFRWNEVMP, translated from the coding sequence GTGATATTCAAGGAAAAAGCTGGAATTCTGGAAAGTACCCTCACCGGGAATTACCTGACGCTCAGGCTGAATGCGCCGAAGATTGCATCAGAGTCCCGTCCCGGGCAGTTCGTCAATATACGGGTCAGCGACGGCTATGACCCGCTGCTCCGCCGCCCGTTCGGGATATATGATATCGACGGAGACACGCTATCGATCATGGCGCTTCTGCGCGGTAAGGGTACCCGCGCGCTTGCCGGGAAACTACCCGGCGGGACGGTAAGTATACTCGGCCCGCTCGGAAACCCGTTCCCCGCGCCCCATCCCGGTAAACCGCCCGTGCTGATCGCGGGAGGCGTCGGCGCGGCGCCGTTCCTGTACTTCGCGCGGGGATTGTCCCGTCCGAAAATGATTCTCGGCGCGAGAGACCGTTCTCTCCTCCCGCCGCTCAAATATTTCAGGGAAGTATGCGATCTGATTATTACTACCGACGACGGCAGCGAAGGCGCGCGCGGCACGGTTATCGACGCGCTCAGGGAATTCGACTTATCGGCGCATACGTTCTACGCCTGCGGGCCGAAGGGGATGTTTGCCGCGCTGAATGATGTTTTCGCCGCGCAGCCCGAACCCCCGCTCGCCTATTACTCGCTGGAGACCTATATGGGATGCGGGTTTGGGGCGTGCAAGGGATGCAGTGTTCCCGCGCCGGACGGGAGATTAAAGCTCTGCTGTAAGGACGGCCCCACGTTTCGATGGAATGAGGTGATGCCGTGA
- a CDS encoding DUF58 domain-containing protein: MKTGKLVLIGLFLIANFLLVDFPGAKIVFALAIVVILFNYLYTRGVKREMTVRRFMDTEKVFMGLSEDTSLVSSNGFFLPMHALIVTDSADLNISIQQMHYFLFSIDPMGSELANYQLFGRKRGKYHVGPTRVKFTDFMGMNTFTLEYDTIKDIIVFPNIYIVANMPFKSLQPYGSIRNNLRIFEDPTMIVGLKEYQYGDEIKKINWKVSAKYDKLYINTYQPAISAGSMLILNLFENDYNFRNKEYYMEQAIEISASFIRHLFIYRQEIALAVNCRIDRIDTKVVSEINKGDAHFTRLLTTLSLMEPAAQTPLQNLLDLSALNLKWGTCIYLVTPRLDEASLYKLLEFRRTGHTVTLINLGPEIQKDMSLWNIGFQSFYAEIEGNLINLLRI, encoded by the coding sequence ATGAAAACCGGCAAACTCGTACTGATCGGCCTCTTCCTGATCGCGAACTTTCTACTGGTCGATTTCCCGGGCGCGAAGATTGTTTTCGCGCTCGCGATAGTCGTTATTCTATTCAATTACCTCTATACGCGGGGCGTCAAACGGGAAATGACCGTCCGCCGTTTCATGGACACCGAGAAGGTATTCATGGGGCTGTCGGAGGACACCTCGCTGGTATCGTCGAACGGGTTTTTCCTGCCGATGCACGCGCTGATCGTCACCGACTCCGCCGACCTTAATATCTCCATCCAGCAGATGCATTATTTCCTGTTCTCCATCGACCCGATGGGTTCCGAGCTCGCGAATTACCAGTTGTTCGGGCGGAAGCGCGGGAAGTACCATGTCGGCCCGACCCGCGTGAAATTCACCGACTTCATGGGGATGAACACGTTCACCCTCGAGTACGACACGATCAAGGATATCATCGTCTTCCCGAATATTTATATCGTCGCGAATATGCCGTTCAAGAGCCTCCAGCCCTACGGTTCCATCAGGAACAATCTCCGTATCTTCGAGGATCCGACTATGATCGTCGGGCTGAAGGAGTACCAGTACGGCGACGAGATCAAGAAGATCAACTGGAAGGTGTCCGCCAAGTACGACAAGCTCTATATCAACACCTATCAGCCCGCCATATCCGCGGGAAGTATGCTGATACTGAACCTTTTTGAGAACGATTACAACTTCAGGAATAAAGAATACTATATGGAACAGGCCATCGAAATATCCGCGTCGTTCATCCGGCATCTCTTCATCTACAGGCAGGAGATCGCGTTAGCGGTGAACTGCCGGATCGACAGGATCGATACGAAGGTGGTCTCGGAAATCAATAAGGGCGACGCGCATTTCACGAGGCTGCTGACCACCCTGTCGCTCATGGAGCCTGCCGCGCAGACGCCGTTACAGAACCTTCTCGACCTGTCCGCGCTGAACCTGAAATGGGGCACGTGTATCTACCTCGTAACCCCGCGTCTCGACGAGGCCTCGCTGTACAAACTCCTCGAATTCCGCCGCACCGGGCATACGGTCACCCTCATCAACCTCGGCCCGGAAATCCAGAAAGATATGAGCCTGTGGAATATCGGGTTCCAGTCCTTCTACGCGGAAATCGAGGGTAACCTGATTAACTTATTAAGGATATGA
- a CDS encoding MoxR family ATPase — translation MEFGEIQVYSEKLIANIEKVIVGKREVIEKALVALFCKGHILLEDVPGLGKTMLARSIAKSIDGTFRRIQGTPDLLPADIIGVSIFNPSTKKFEFRPGPVFAQLVLVDEINRATPKTQSALLEAMGETQISVEGMAIRLPQPFFVIATQNPIEFEGTFPLPEAQMDRFFVSLSIGYPDQQEEEEIILRQNTRHPIEGLTPVVTPDIISGIQLQISTVHVDNTLRSYIMKIIQATRNDSNLMLGSSPRGSISLYKAVQAYAAIHGRDYVIPEDIKSLAIPVLKHRVILKSESKLKNLKPESVIERILSTIPVPMEEETPAAVDAKKSMEMRNQ, via the coding sequence ATGGAATTCGGTGAAATCCAGGTATATTCCGAGAAGCTGATCGCCAATATAGAAAAGGTCATAGTCGGCAAACGCGAAGTGATCGAGAAAGCCCTCGTGGCGCTGTTCTGCAAGGGACATATCCTGCTGGAGGACGTACCCGGACTGGGTAAGACCATGCTCGCGCGTTCTATCGCGAAGTCTATCGACGGGACATTCCGCCGTATCCAGGGCACCCCCGACCTGCTGCCCGCGGATATCATCGGCGTATCCATATTCAACCCGTCCACCAAGAAGTTCGAATTCCGTCCCGGCCCGGTGTTCGCCCAGCTCGTACTGGTCGACGAAATCAACCGCGCCACCCCGAAAACCCAGTCAGCGCTTCTCGAGGCTATGGGCGAGACCCAGATATCGGTCGAGGGTATGGCCATCCGCCTGCCCCAGCCGTTCTTTGTGATCGCCACCCAGAACCCCATCGAGTTCGAGGGTACGTTCCCGCTTCCCGAAGCGCAGATGGACCGCTTCTTCGTCAGCCTGTCGATCGGCTACCCCGATCAGCAGGAGGAGGAAGAAATCATCCTGCGCCAGAATACCCGTCACCCGATAGAAGGACTCACCCCCGTAGTCACTCCCGATATCATATCCGGCATCCAGTTGCAGATTTCCACCGTGCATGTCGATAACACGCTCCGCAGTTATATTATGAAGATTATACAGGCCACCCGTAACGATTCCAACCTGATGCTCGGCTCGTCCCCCCGCGGAAGTATCTCGCTCTATAAGGCGGTACAGGCTTACGCGGCGATACATGGACGCGATTATGTTATCCCCGAGGATATCAAGTCGCTCGCCATCCCGGTGCTCAAGCACAGGGTGATCCTCAAGTCGGAATCGAAGCTGAAGAACCTCAAGCCCGAGAGCGTGATCGAACGTATCCTTTCGACCATCCCCGTGCCGATGGAGGAAGAAACTCCTGCGGCGGTCGACGCGAAGAAGTCGATGGAAATGAGGAACCAGTAG
- a CDS encoding late competence development ComFB family protein has protein sequence MLELKNILEDVVMDVINDLENSKQGSITQNQKVELASYVLNRIKPMYITSDRGFTNIVNKYKNDPQFLADIMIRVDEALKLVKKTSISAQNDQDFDKSKPYFIFPKIIGRVISSRSMMPVEDATAQLFINGKLSKMEFSDWNNPVVLKKGDDGSYSFAPAPQPADSAGQTTRFEIKIQIEKEGKVDSKFLSLELKSDFIQNVQIQFKENVLRVEDFYVAMES, from the coding sequence ATGCTGGAATTAAAAAACATCCTCGAAGATGTAGTTATGGATGTTATCAACGATCTTGAAAATTCCAAGCAGGGGTCGATAACTCAGAACCAGAAGGTCGAATTGGCGTCGTATGTACTGAACAGGATTAAGCCGATGTACATAACGAGCGACCGCGGGTTTACCAATATTGTCAACAAGTACAAGAACGATCCCCAATTCCTCGCGGATATAATGATACGTGTCGATGAAGCTCTCAAGCTGGTAAAGAAGACGAGCATCAGCGCGCAGAACGATCAGGACTTCGATAAATCCAAGCCGTATTTTATTTTCCCGAAAATCATCGGCAGGGTGATCTCCTCGCGGAGCATGATGCCGGTCGAGGATGCTACTGCGCAGTTGTTTATTAACGGGAAATTGTCCAAGATGGAATTTTCCGACTGGAATAATCCCGTGGTACTGAAAAAGGGTGACGACGGTTCGTACTCGTTCGCGCCCGCCCCTCAGCCCGCCGATAGCGCCGGTCAGACGACCCGTTTCGAGATAAAGATTCAGATTGAAAAAGAGGGGAAGGTCGACAGCAAGTTCCTCTCGCTCGAACTGAAATCCGACTTTATCCAGAATGTCCAGATTCAATTCAAGGAAAATGTCCTGCGGGTGGAAGACTTCTACGTCGCGATGGAAAGCTAG